Proteins from a single region of Hordeum vulgare subsp. vulgare chromosome 6H, MorexV3_pseudomolecules_assembly, whole genome shotgun sequence:
- the LOC123401613 gene encoding lipoxygenase 2.3, chloroplastic: protein MIHLKQPLVLSAQSSNVASPLFVAGGQQRRASGAGRTCSGRRLSARRISCASTEEAVGVSTSVTTKERALTVTAIVTAQVPTSVYVARGLDDIQDLFGKTLLLELVSSELDPKTGRERERVKGFAHMTLKEGTYEAKMSVPASFGPVGAVLVENEHHREMFIKDIKLITGGDESTAITFDVASWVHSKFDDPEPRAFFTVKSYLPSQTPPGIEALRKKELETLRGDGHSERKFHERVYDYDTYNDLGDPDKNIDHKRPVLGTKEHPYPRRCRTGRPKTLYDPETETRSSPVYVPRDEQFSDVKGRTFSATTLRSGLHAILPALAPLLNNSQCFSHFPAIDALYSDGIPLPVDGHGGNSFNVINDVIPRVVQMIEDTTEHVLRFEVPEMLERDRFSWFRDEEFARQTLAGLNPICIRRLTEFPIVSKLDPAVYGPAESALSKEILEKMMNGRMTVEEAMEKKRLFLLDYHDVFLPYVHRVRELPDTTLYGSRTVFFLSDEGTLMPLAIELTRPQSPTKPQWKRAFTHGSDATESWLWKLAKAHVLTHDTGYHQLVSHWLRTHACVEPYIIATNRQLSRMHPVYRLLHPHFRYTMEINALAREALINADGIIEEAFWPGKYSIELSSVAYGAAWQFNTEALPEDLINRGLAVRRDDGELELAIKDYPYADDGLLIWGSIKQWASDYVDFYYKSDGDVAGDEELRAWWEEVRTKGHADKKDEPWWPVCDTKENLVQILTIIMWVTSGHHAAVNFGQYHYAGYFPNRPTVVRRNIPVEENRDDEMKKFMARPEEVLLQSLPSQMQAIKVMATLDILSSHSPDEEYMGEYAEPAWLAEPMVKAAFEKFSGRLKEAEGTIDMRNNNPENKNRCGAGIVPYELLKPFSEPGVTGRGIPNSISI from the exons ATGATCCATCTGAAGCAGCCTCTTGTGCTCTCCGCGCAGAGCAGCAATGTTGCCTCGCCGCTCTTCGTCGCGGGCGGCCAGCAGAGGCGGGCGTCCGGCGCAGGGAGGACCTGCTCTGGGCGCCGGCTCAGCGCGCGAAGGATAAGCTGCGCGTCGACCGAGGAGGCCGTCGGCGTCTCGACGTCCGTGACGACCAAGGAGAGGGCGCTGACGGTGACGGCCATCGTGACCGCGCAGGTGCCCACCTCCGTGTACGTCGCCCGCGGCCTCGACGACATCCAGGACCTCTTCGGCAAGACGCTTCTGCTCGAGCTCGTCAGCTCCGAGCTTGACCCCA AGacgggaagggagagggagagagtgaaggGGTTTGCGCACATGACGCTCAAGGAGGGGACGTACGAGGCCAAGATGTCGGTGCCGGCGTCGTTCGGGCCGGTGGGCGCGGTGCTGGTGGAGAACGAGCACCACAGGGAgatgttcatcaaggacatcaagCTCATCACCGGCGGCGACGAGAGCACCGCCATCACCTTCGACGTCGCCTCCTGGGTGCACTCCAAGTTCGACGACCCCGAGCCGCGCGccttcttcaccgtcaag TCATACCTGCCGTCGCAGACGCCGCCGGGAATCGAGGCgctgaggaagaaggagctggagACGCTGCGTGGCGACGGGCACAGCGAGCGCAAGTTCCACGAGCGCGTCTACGACTACGACACCTACAACGACCTCGGCGACCCTGACAAGAACATCGACCACAAACGCCCCGTGCTGGGCACCAAGGAGCACCCCTACCCTCGCCGGTGCCGCACCGGCCGGCCAAAGACCCTCTACG ACCCGGAGACGGAGACGAGGAGCTCGCCGGTGTACGTGCCGCGCGACGAGCAGTTCTCGGACGTCAAGGGGCGGACGTTCAGCGCGACGACGCTGCGGTCGGGGCTGCACGCCATCCTGCCGGCGCTGGCGCCGCTGCTCAACAACTCGCAGTGCTTCTCGCACTTCCCGGCCATCGACGCCCTCTACAGCGACGGCATCCCGCTCCCCGTCGACGGGCACGGCGGCAACTCCTTCAACGTCATCAACGACGTCATTCCTCGTGTCGTCCAGATGATCGAGGACACCACCGAGCACGTCCTCCGCTTCGAGGTCCCCGAGATGCTTGAGA GGGACCGATTTTCGTGGTTCAGAGACGAGGAGTTCGCGAGGCAGACGCTCGCAGGGCTCAACCCTATCTGCATCCGCCGCCTCACG GAATTCCCCATCGTGAGCAAGCTCGACCCGGCGGTGTACGGGCCGGCGGAGTCGGCGCTGAGCAAGGAGATCCTGGAGAAGATGATGAACGGGCGCATGACGGTGGAGGAGGCGATGGAGAAGAAGCGGCTGTTCCTGCTGGACTACCACGACGTGTTCCTGCCGTACGTGCACAGGGTGCGGGAGCTGCCGGACACGACGCTGTACGGGTCCCGCACCGTCTTCTTCCTGAGCGACGAGGGCACGCTGATGCCGCTGGCCATCGAGCTGACGCGGCCGCAGTCGCCGACCAAGCCGCAGTGGAAGCGCGCCTTCACGCACGGCTCCGACGCCACCGAGTCGTGGCTGTGGAAGCTGGCCAAGGCTCACGTGCTGACCCACGACACCGGCTACCACCAGCTCGTCAGCCACTGGCTGCGCACGCACGCCTGCGTCGAGCCCTACATCATCGCCACCAACCGGCAGCTCAGCCGGATGCACCCGGTGTACCGCCTGCTGCACCCGCACTTCCGCTACACCATGGAGATCAACGCGCTGGCCCGGGAGGCCCTCATCAACGCCGACGGCATCATCGAGGAGGCCTTCTGGCCTGGCAAGTACTCCATCGAGCTCAGCTCCGTAGCCTACGGCGCCGCCTGGCAGTTCAACACGGAGGCGCTGCCGGAGGACCTCATCAACCGGGGGCTCGCCGTGCGCagggacgacggcgagctcgagctcgccatcaAGGACTACCCGTACGCCGACGACGGGCTCCTCATCTGGGGCTCCATCAAGCAGTGGGCGTCCGACTACGTGGACTTCTACTACAAGTCGGACGGGgacgtcgccggcgacgaggagctgCGGGCGTGGTGGGAGGAGGTGCGCACCAAGGGGCACGCGGACAAGAAGGACGAGCCGTGGTGGCCCGTGTGCGACACCAAGGAGAACCTCGTCCAGATCCTGACCATCATCATGTGGGTCACGTCCGGCCACCACGCCGCCGTCAACTTCGGTCAGTACCATTACGCCGGGTACTTCCCCAACCGTCCGACGGTGGTGCGGAGGAACATCCCGGTGGAGGAGAACCGGGACGACGAGATGAAGAAGTTCATGGCCAGGCCGGAGGAGGTGCTGCTGCAGAGCCTCCCCTCGCAGATGCAGGCCATCAAGGTGATGGCGACGCTGGACATCCTCTCCTCGCACTCCCCCGACGAGGAGTACATGGGAGAGTACGCTGAGCCGGCGTGGCTGGCCGAGCCCATGGTGAAGGCGGCATTCGAGAAGTTCAGCGGCAGGCTCAAGGAGGCGGAGGGCACCATCGACATGCGAAACAACAACCCGGAGAACAAGAACAGGTGTGGCGCCGGCATCGTGCCGTACGAGCTGCTCAAGCCGTTCTCAGAACCAGGGGTCACTGGGAGAGGCATCCCCAACAGCATCTCCATTTGA
- the LOC123401614 gene encoding protein STRUBBELIG-RECEPTOR FAMILY 8-like isoform X1 encodes MRGARGVGVAAARHLLAAVVLWAAFSSASSFTDPSDAIGIWALYRALESPWQLSGWTSMGGDPCGGDGEHESWHGVFCKDSCVVAINISGLGVGGWLGPELLKLHSLKELDVSFNNIAGEIPPTLPPNVEYLNLAANKFEGNIPPSLPYLHSLKYLNLSYNKLSGIVGDVFVNMESLVTMDLSFNSFDGDLPRSFSSLNNVHYLYLQHNEFTGSVILLADLPLVALNIENNHFSGYVPGTFEFIPELRIDGNHFQPGFKPSPSSFSRTIHSPPPPHQPRPPPPPPPSPAVKQNSKHRPKPLQPFASYTSLQSPSHHRKSHSRVTAAAIASVVCTIFALFIVGLVLKSRKGCTRGPKSTVDNIKSLPANLEGVPKANEVLNSWSSLMIDCDISSSNNDSIKPGRFPKRKSWTKTSKNLAPAKQFLAVDIMAATRNFNEECLIGEGITGRVYRGDFPDGQLLAIKKINMIDLSLSEQDELMDILGNMSRLKHPNISSLVGYCVEFGHCVLLYEYAENGSLEDLLFSAATRSRALSWKARMKIALGVTYALEYIHLMCSPPFPHGNIKATNILLDAQLMPYLSHCGLAKFSHFVSATKMDSEALGGAKGYAAPEANGSGADIIKADIYSFGVILLVLLTGQKAFDSSRGPNDQFLVDWASPHLHDLNSLGRITDPRIRGSMPPKAISALGNIILLCIKQSPDSRPPMKVITDKLVKLVQSNTIHKLEANAQDPSFITTRPYFEPSSTVSQGATESCISR; translated from the exons TCCCTCCGATG CTATCGGGATCTGGGCACTATATCGCGCACTGGAGTCACCATGGCAGCTTTCTGGGTGGACATCCATGGGTGGTGACCCCTGCGGCGGGGATGGGGAACATGAATCGTGGCATGGGGTCTTTTGCAAGGACTCGTGTGTCGTGGCTAT AAATATTAGTGGGCTTGGGGTTGGtggctggcttggcccagagctgCTCAAACTCCACTCTCTGAAAGAGCT TGATGTGAGCTTCAACAACATCGCTGGTGAAATCCCACCCACTTTGCCTCCAAATGTGGAATACTT AAATTTGGCAGCTAACAAGTTTGAGGGAAATATACCACCATCACTACCATATTTGCACTCCCTGAAATATCT GAATCTCAGCTACAATAAGCTCTCTGGAATAGTTGGTGATGTTTTTGTTAACATGGAAAGCTTAGTTACAAT GGACTTGTCATTCAACTCTTTTGATGGTGACCTACCAAGATCATTTAGTTCATTGAACAACGTTCACTATCT TTATTTACAGCATAATGAGTTCACGGGATCTGTGATTTTATTAGCAGACCTTCCATTGGTAGCACT CAACATTGAGAATAATCACTTCAGCGGTTATGTGCCTGGAACTTTTGAGTTCATTCCTGAGTTGAG GATTGATGGGAACCATTTTCAACCAGGTTTCAAACCTTCACCGTCCTCATTTTCTAGGACCATTCATTCACCTCCGCCCCCACATCAGCCtcgacctccacctccacctccaccttcaccagcAGTCAAACAGAACTCAAAGCACAGGCCAAAACCTCTGCAACCTTTTGCGAGCTACACTTCTCTGCAGAGTCCTAGCCACCATAGGAAGTCACACTCTCGAGTGACAGCTGCTGCAATAGCTAGCGTTGTTTGCACAATTTTTGCACTCTTCATTGTTGGATTGGTTTTGAAAAGCCGGAAAGGTTGCACACGCGGCCCGAAGAGCACCGTTGACAATATCAAGTCTTTACCAGCCAATTTGGAAGGAG TCCCTAAAGCAAACGAGGTCCTGAACTCTTGGAGTTCTCTTATGATTGATTGTGATATTTCCTCTAGCAATAATGATAGCATTAAACCTGGAAGATTTCCCAAAAGGAAAAGTTGGACCAAGACATCTAAAAATCTTGCACCTGCGAAACAGTTTCTGGCAGTTGACATTATGGCGGCTACTCGGAACTTCAATGAAGAATGCCTTATTGGGGAAGGTATCACTGGCCGAGTTTACAGAGGTGATTTTCCCGATGGCCAG CTGCTGGCTATCAAGAAGATCAACATGATAGATTTATCATTGTCAGAACAAGATGAGCTCATGGACATTCTTGGGAATATGTCCAGATTAAAGCACCCTAATATATCTTCGCTTGTGGGCTACTGTGTGGAGTTTGGGCATTGTGTGCTTTTATATGAGTATGCAGAAAATGGTTCTCTTGAAGATCTTCTGTTTTCAGCAGCCACAAGGTCGAGGGCTTTGTCATGGAAAGCTCGGATGAAGATTGCTCTTGGAGTTACCTATGCTCTAGA ATACATACATTTGATGTGCTCCCCTCCATTTCCCCATGGAAATATTAAAGCTACAAATATTTTACTTGATGCTCAGCTCATGCCCTACCTCAGTCACTGTGGGTTAGCGAAGTTCAGCCATTTTGTCAGCGCCACAAAAATG GATTCAGAAGCCCTCGGTGGTGCTAAAGGCTATGCTGCCCCTGAGGCTAATGGTTCAGGAGCAGATATAATCAAAGCTGATATTTACAGTTTTGGCGTGATATTGCTTGTGCTTTTGACTGGGCAAAAGGCTTTTGACAG TTCAAGAGGGCCAAATGATCAGTTTCTAGTTGATTGGGCATCTCCTCATCTCCATGACCTTAATTCTCTGGGAAGAATAACGGATCCAAGAATACGTGGCTCTATGCCACCTAAAGCTATTTCTGCATTAGGCAACATCATCTTGCTTTGCATCAAG CAGTCACCGGATTCCCGCCCGCCGATGAAAGTCATAACAGACAAATTAGTAAAGCTTGTCCAGAGCAACACGATACATAAGTTGGAGGCTAATGCTCAGGACCCCTCTTTCATAACAACCCGACCATATTTTGAGCCATCCTCCACCG TCAGCCAGGGTGCAACCGAGAGCTGCATCTCCCGGTGA
- the LOC123401614 gene encoding protein STRUBBELIG-RECEPTOR FAMILY 8-like isoform X2 has protein sequence MRGARGVGVAAARHLLAAVVLWAAFSSASSFTDPSDAIGIWALYRALESPWQLSGWTSMGGDPCGGDGEHESWHGVFCKDSCVVAINISGLGVGGWLGPELLKLHSLKELDVSFNNIAGEIPPTLPPNVEYLNLAANKFEGNIPPSLPYLHSLKYLNLSYNKLSGIVGDVFVNMESLVTMDLSFNSFDGDLPRSFSSLNNVHYLYLQHNEFTGSVILLADLPLVALNIENNHFSGYVPGTFEFIPELRIDGNHFQPGFKPSPSSFSRTIHSPPPPHQPRPPPPPPPSPAVKQNSKHRPKPLQPFASYTSLQSPSHHRKSHSRVTAAAIASVVCTIFALFIVGLVLKSRKGCTRGPKSTVDNIKSLPANLEGVPKANEVLNSWSSLMIDCDISSSNNDSIKPGRFPKRKSWTKTSKNLAPAKQFLAVDIMAATRNFNEECLIGEGITGRVYRGDFPDGQLLAIKKINMIDLSLSEQDELMDILGNMSRLKHPNISSLVGYCVEFGHCVLLYEYAENGSLEDLLFSAATRSRALSWKARMKIALGVTYALEYIHLMCSPPFPHGNIKATNILLDAQLMPYLSHCGLAKFSHFVSATKMDSEALGGAKGYAAPEANGSGADIIKADIYSFGVILLVLLTGQKAFDSSRGPNDQFLVDWASPHLHDLNSLGRITDPRIRGSMPPKAISALGNIILLCIKSPDSRPPMKVITDKLVKLVQSNTIHKLEANAQDPSFITTRPYFEPSSTVSQGATESCISR, from the exons TCCCTCCGATG CTATCGGGATCTGGGCACTATATCGCGCACTGGAGTCACCATGGCAGCTTTCTGGGTGGACATCCATGGGTGGTGACCCCTGCGGCGGGGATGGGGAACATGAATCGTGGCATGGGGTCTTTTGCAAGGACTCGTGTGTCGTGGCTAT AAATATTAGTGGGCTTGGGGTTGGtggctggcttggcccagagctgCTCAAACTCCACTCTCTGAAAGAGCT TGATGTGAGCTTCAACAACATCGCTGGTGAAATCCCACCCACTTTGCCTCCAAATGTGGAATACTT AAATTTGGCAGCTAACAAGTTTGAGGGAAATATACCACCATCACTACCATATTTGCACTCCCTGAAATATCT GAATCTCAGCTACAATAAGCTCTCTGGAATAGTTGGTGATGTTTTTGTTAACATGGAAAGCTTAGTTACAAT GGACTTGTCATTCAACTCTTTTGATGGTGACCTACCAAGATCATTTAGTTCATTGAACAACGTTCACTATCT TTATTTACAGCATAATGAGTTCACGGGATCTGTGATTTTATTAGCAGACCTTCCATTGGTAGCACT CAACATTGAGAATAATCACTTCAGCGGTTATGTGCCTGGAACTTTTGAGTTCATTCCTGAGTTGAG GATTGATGGGAACCATTTTCAACCAGGTTTCAAACCTTCACCGTCCTCATTTTCTAGGACCATTCATTCACCTCCGCCCCCACATCAGCCtcgacctccacctccacctccaccttcaccagcAGTCAAACAGAACTCAAAGCACAGGCCAAAACCTCTGCAACCTTTTGCGAGCTACACTTCTCTGCAGAGTCCTAGCCACCATAGGAAGTCACACTCTCGAGTGACAGCTGCTGCAATAGCTAGCGTTGTTTGCACAATTTTTGCACTCTTCATTGTTGGATTGGTTTTGAAAAGCCGGAAAGGTTGCACACGCGGCCCGAAGAGCACCGTTGACAATATCAAGTCTTTACCAGCCAATTTGGAAGGAG TCCCTAAAGCAAACGAGGTCCTGAACTCTTGGAGTTCTCTTATGATTGATTGTGATATTTCCTCTAGCAATAATGATAGCATTAAACCTGGAAGATTTCCCAAAAGGAAAAGTTGGACCAAGACATCTAAAAATCTTGCACCTGCGAAACAGTTTCTGGCAGTTGACATTATGGCGGCTACTCGGAACTTCAATGAAGAATGCCTTATTGGGGAAGGTATCACTGGCCGAGTTTACAGAGGTGATTTTCCCGATGGCCAG CTGCTGGCTATCAAGAAGATCAACATGATAGATTTATCATTGTCAGAACAAGATGAGCTCATGGACATTCTTGGGAATATGTCCAGATTAAAGCACCCTAATATATCTTCGCTTGTGGGCTACTGTGTGGAGTTTGGGCATTGTGTGCTTTTATATGAGTATGCAGAAAATGGTTCTCTTGAAGATCTTCTGTTTTCAGCAGCCACAAGGTCGAGGGCTTTGTCATGGAAAGCTCGGATGAAGATTGCTCTTGGAGTTACCTATGCTCTAGA ATACATACATTTGATGTGCTCCCCTCCATTTCCCCATGGAAATATTAAAGCTACAAATATTTTACTTGATGCTCAGCTCATGCCCTACCTCAGTCACTGTGGGTTAGCGAAGTTCAGCCATTTTGTCAGCGCCACAAAAATG GATTCAGAAGCCCTCGGTGGTGCTAAAGGCTATGCTGCCCCTGAGGCTAATGGTTCAGGAGCAGATATAATCAAAGCTGATATTTACAGTTTTGGCGTGATATTGCTTGTGCTTTTGACTGGGCAAAAGGCTTTTGACAG TTCAAGAGGGCCAAATGATCAGTTTCTAGTTGATTGGGCATCTCCTCATCTCCATGACCTTAATTCTCTGGGAAGAATAACGGATCCAAGAATACGTGGCTCTATGCCACCTAAAGCTATTTCTGCATTAGGCAACATCATCTTGCTTTGCATCAAG TCACCGGATTCCCGCCCGCCGATGAAAGTCATAACAGACAAATTAGTAAAGCTTGTCCAGAGCAACACGATACATAAGTTGGAGGCTAATGCTCAGGACCCCTCTTTCATAACAACCCGACCATATTTTGAGCCATCCTCCACCG TCAGCCAGGGTGCAACCGAGAGCTGCATCTCCCGGTGA